A region of Scylla paramamosain isolate STU-SP2022 chromosome 25, ASM3559412v1, whole genome shotgun sequence DNA encodes the following proteins:
- the LOC135113275 gene encoding uncharacterized protein LOC135113275 — MPRGAGRGRRSYIRGPLSFTQRQSFSVPPITMTCRVFLLAVLAAVACAEPEVSSHVSITTGGHTTSHSSHRPHAPAHAPVPHRPAPHHPAPHHPAPRLPVHHAPAPRHPAPHHPAPHRPAPAPHRPVHRPAPAPHRPVHRPALAPHRPVHHSAPVPHRPVNHSAPAPHRPVHRPAPVPHRPVHRPAPVPHRPVHHPSPAPSYTPEPIYRPTYEPEPTYHAPEPTYHAPEPTYEEPESSYEHGPPAPTYAPHRPTYAPRPTYAPPTSTYGPPISSYAPPTPSYGTPHH, encoded by the exons ATGCCACGGGGAGCTGGGCGGGGCCGGAGGAGCTATATAAGAGGGCCACTCTCCTTCACACAACGTCAATCCTTCAGCGTCCCTCCTATCACGATGACCTGCAGG gTATTCCTTCTAGCCGTGTTGGCAGCGGTGGCGTGCGCTGAGCCTGAAGTCAGCTCCCACGTCAGCATCACCACGGGAGGTCACACCACCTCCCACAGCTCCCACAGGCCCCACGCCCCCGCCCACGCTCCTGTCCCCCACCGCCCTGCCCCTCACCACCCAGCCCCTCACCACCCAGCTCCTCGTCTCCCGGTTCATCACGCCCCTGCCCCACGCCACCCTGCTCCTCATCACCCAGCTCCTCACCGCCCAGCCCCCGCCCCTCACCGTCCCGTCCACCGCCCAGCCCCCGCCCCTCACCGTCCCGTCCACCGCCCAGCCCTCGCCCCTCACCGCCCCGTCCACCACTCCGCCCCCGTCCCTCACCGCCCCGTCAACCACTCTGCCCCCGCCCCTCACCGTCCCGTCCACCGCCCAGCCCCCGTCCCTCACCGCCCCGTCCACCGCCCAGCCCCCGTCCCTCACCGCCCCGTCCACCATCCATCCCCCGCCCCATCCTACACTCCTGAACCCATTTACAGGCCAACCTACGAGCCAGAACCCACCTACCACGCCCCAGAGCCTACCTACCATGCTCCTGAGCCTACTTATGAGGAGCCTGAGTCTTCCTATGAACACGGCCCACCTGCCCCGACCTATGCTCCTCATAGACCCACCTACGCCCCCAGACCCACCTATGCTCCTCCTACCTCAACCTACGGCCCACCCATCTCTTCCTATGCTCCGCCAACCCCCTCCTACGGCACCCCTCATCACTAA